One stretch of Halobaculum marinum DNA includes these proteins:
- a CDS encoding S26 family signal peptidase, whose protein sequence is MDARRLLTLGTEVLLVVFVVSLVAGQALGQPILLSYVETGSMAPTMEPGDGFIAVPAAIAGEPEAGDVVTFEAEELNGGGLTTHRIVGETDRGYITRGDANPFIDQDGDEPPVKDAQIVAHALQVGDSVVVLPGVGTGVVAVRGVLSGAQRWVATTVGSRSLLGTQGIAYLVLALSALGYVVDLRRGGDGATRDRTRSTDRDEGVSTRLILVGLAGMVVVSATAAMAVPGGTQQFGIVSAEFDSENPTVIRQGESAMLEYRVPNAGLVPVHAYVRPASDGVDVAPDHVFVSGRAEGRVSVTLSAPPETGYYRRYVAERRYLAVLPEPWIRGLSLVHPWLPIVAIDALLAGSLYGLGVLLVDGSRMRRRSHDSRHERSTLVRLWRVLSR, encoded by the coding sequence ATGGATGCCCGACGACTCCTGACGCTCGGCACCGAGGTGCTCCTCGTCGTGTTCGTCGTCTCGTTGGTCGCCGGCCAGGCACTCGGGCAGCCGATCCTCCTCAGTTACGTCGAGACCGGGAGCATGGCGCCGACGATGGAGCCCGGTGACGGCTTCATCGCGGTGCCGGCGGCCATCGCGGGCGAACCAGAAGCGGGCGACGTGGTCACCTTCGAGGCCGAGGAGTTGAACGGCGGCGGCCTCACCACCCACCGGATCGTGGGCGAGACCGACAGGGGGTACATCACCCGTGGGGACGCGAACCCGTTCATCGACCAGGACGGCGACGAACCGCCGGTGAAGGACGCCCAGATCGTCGCACACGCGCTCCAAGTCGGCGACTCCGTGGTCGTCCTCCCGGGGGTTGGGACCGGCGTCGTGGCCGTGCGCGGGGTCCTCTCGGGCGCACAGCGGTGGGTCGCGACCACGGTCGGCAGTCGGTCGCTGCTCGGGACGCAGGGAATCGCGTACCTCGTGTTGGCCCTGTCTGCGCTGGGCTACGTGGTCGACCTCCGCCGCGGGGGCGACGGCGCGACGCGGGACCGCACTCGGTCGACGGACCGCGACGAGGGGGTTTCGACGCGACTGATCCTCGTCGGTCTCGCCGGGATGGTGGTCGTCTCGGCGACGGCGGCGATGGCCGTCCCCGGGGGGACCCAGCAGTTCGGGATCGTCAGCGCGGAGTTCGACTCGGAGAACCCGACGGTGATCAGACAGGGCGAGTCCGCGATGCTCGAGTACCGGGTCCCCAACGCTGGGCTCGTCCCGGTCCACGCGTACGTCCGCCCGGCCAGCGACGGCGTCGACGTCGCGCCCGACCACGTGTTCGTCTCGGGACGGGCAGAGGGCCGCGTGTCGGTGACGCTGTCGGCTCCCCCGGAGACGGGGTACTACCGCCGCTACGTCGCCGAACGGCGGTACCTCGCGGTGTTACCCGAGCCGTGGATCCGGGGCCTGTCACTGGTGCACCCGTGGCTCCCCATCGTCGCCATCGACGCGCTCCTCGCTGGGAGCCTGTACGGGCTCGGAGTGCTCCTCGTCGACGGGAGCCGGATGCGGCGTCGCTCGCACGACTCCAGACACGAGCGCTCGACGCTGGTGCGCCTGTGGCGGGTCTTGTCGCGGTAG
- a CDS encoding DUF5305 domain-containing protein — translation MDEATRLRVRAVLSSWATLLLVAAVVVGALGAWATYGAHVAPGTTTEERTTQAWSTTADFDHSATVTRENPLFPVGTELSNRSTYFTAAAPVLDGTFTVAPRGLDGNVSVDLAATLVLRSADEETTYWRDTRPLAESSAAGADGPVSLAFSLNVTEVAQRIATIEEGIGTTPGETSAAVVVDARVAGTADGDPSSLAFSRRLSLGLAGDTYTATAPGSTTETVEQTTTVRVPDTAGPLRSIGGPFALLVGAVAAGGLGYATRRTDLALDDHERARLDYLDDRAEFDEWIVAVELPPPADDVTVAEAASLADLVNLAIDTDTAVLEAPGEELFTAVADDHRYTYRPPAPTADRDGGALAGTVLGGNHTENGADATADGSDPLAVNGDDPAATAGAADDGGDDRDDPTTAAPPDAERE, via the coding sequence ATGGACGAGGCCACGCGTCTGCGCGTTCGGGCCGTACTATCGTCGTGGGCGACGCTGTTGTTGGTCGCCGCGGTCGTCGTCGGCGCACTCGGCGCGTGGGCGACGTACGGCGCCCACGTCGCGCCGGGGACGACGACCGAGGAGCGGACGACGCAGGCGTGGAGTACGACTGCCGACTTCGACCACTCGGCGACGGTCACCCGGGAGAACCCGCTGTTCCCGGTCGGCACGGAACTGTCGAACCGCTCGACGTACTTCACCGCCGCCGCGCCGGTGCTCGACGGGACGTTCACGGTGGCGCCGCGAGGGCTCGACGGCAACGTCTCCGTCGACCTCGCGGCGACGCTCGTGCTCCGCTCGGCGGACGAGGAGACCACCTACTGGCGGGACACGCGGCCCCTCGCCGAGTCGAGCGCCGCCGGCGCCGACGGCCCGGTCTCGCTGGCCTTCTCGCTGAACGTGACCGAGGTGGCCCAGCGCATCGCGACCATCGAGGAGGGCATCGGGACGACGCCCGGCGAGACGAGCGCCGCGGTCGTCGTCGACGCGCGCGTGGCCGGCACGGCCGACGGCGACCCGAGCAGTCTGGCGTTCTCCCGACGGCTCTCGCTCGGACTGGCCGGCGACACGTACACCGCCACCGCGCCGGGGTCGACCACCGAGACCGTCGAGCAGACCACCACGGTCCGGGTGCCGGACACCGCGGGGCCGCTCCGATCGATCGGTGGCCCGTTCGCCCTGCTCGTCGGCGCGGTCGCGGCGGGCGGTCTGGGGTACGCCACGCGTCGGACGGACCTCGCGCTCGACGACCACGAGCGTGCTCGACTCGACTACCTCGACGACCGAGCGGAGTTCGACGAGTGGATCGTCGCCGTCGAGTTGCCGCCCCCGGCGGACGACGTCACTGTCGCGGAGGCAGCCTCGCTCGCGGATCTAGTGAATCTCGCGATCGACACCGACACCGCGGTGCTCGAAGCACCCGGCGAGGAACTGTTCACCGCCGTCGCGGACGACCACCGCTACACGTATCGACCGCCGGCACCGACCGCGGACCGCGACGGCGGCGCCCTCGCTGGGACGGTGCTCGGGGGGAACCACACGGAGAACGGAGCCGACGCGACCGCCGACGGCAGTGATCCGCTGGCGGTAAACGGCGACGACCCAGCGGCGACCGCCGGCGCCGCCGACGACGGCGGCGACGACCGCGATGATCCGACGACTGCCGCGCCTCCCGACGCCGAGCGCGAGTGA
- a CDS encoding HAD family hydrolase, whose protein sequence is MTLYDHLYELYGEFDTETLRAYREFVDLFPPLDSRVALDRWDEANADLTDRRERIERAFGDHDGAALAEVAAMADRESAFTALDLHGTYGRAPNALVLDVDETLRSAGETDNEIPRETLHLLTEFAEELGVPLVICTGQTLENVKGFLIQGLGNELVHSGDVSVVYEAGAGVFTPGSGADTKRLLYDELDDDVRGVVDRVRDGVLRGAPERVRRGCHLQGNEFNVTLKPNYETGSDDAEAVIDEAMVHLLGLVGEAAGDRLGLDDGAAAARAFYADDDPEIAGAIERAGSSADGEVPEAAAALFDRLEVALYRADAAELAAADLHKAAGVEAALDVLGVDDPFVCVMGDSKSDLRVMEWAADNEAGIAAAPEHSSASVLEHVRATDDLVFAPGGAADVLRTMYAWRCLADLNGE, encoded by the coding sequence ATGACTCTCTACGACCATCTGTACGAACTGTACGGCGAGTTCGACACGGAGACGCTGCGCGCGTACCGCGAGTTCGTCGACCTGTTCCCCCCGCTGGACTCGCGGGTGGCGCTCGACCGCTGGGACGAGGCCAACGCCGACCTGACCGACCGGCGCGAGCGCATCGAGCGCGCCTTCGGTGACCACGACGGCGCCGCACTCGCGGAGGTCGCGGCGATGGCCGACCGCGAGTCGGCGTTCACCGCGCTCGACCTGCACGGCACGTACGGCCGCGCACCGAACGCGCTCGTCCTCGACGTGGACGAGACGCTCCGCTCTGCCGGCGAGACGGACAACGAGATCCCACGGGAGACGCTCCACCTCCTCACGGAGTTCGCCGAGGAACTCGGTGTCCCGCTGGTGATCTGCACGGGGCAGACGCTGGAGAACGTCAAGGGGTTCCTCATCCAGGGGCTCGGCAACGAACTCGTCCACTCGGGCGACGTGTCGGTCGTGTACGAGGCGGGTGCCGGCGTGTTCACCCCCGGCAGTGGCGCCGACACCAAACGCCTGCTGTACGACGAGTTGGACGACGACGTGCGCGGCGTCGTCGACCGCGTCCGCGACGGCGTGCTCCGCGGGGCGCCTGAGCGCGTCCGGCGCGGCTGTCACCTGCAGGGGAACGAGTTCAACGTCACGCTGAAGCCGAACTACGAGACGGGGAGCGACGACGCCGAGGCGGTGATCGACGAGGCGATGGTGCACCTCCTCGGGCTCGTCGGCGAGGCCGCAGGCGACCGACTCGGCCTCGACGACGGCGCCGCCGCTGCGCGCGCGTTCTACGCCGACGACGACCCGGAGATTGCGGGCGCAATCGAGCGGGCTGGTTCGAGCGCCGACGGCGAGGTCCCCGAGGCCGCCGCCGCGCTGTTCGACCGACTGGAGGTGGCGCTGTACCGCGCGGACGCCGCCGAGTTGGCGGCGGCGGACCTCCACAAGGCCGCCGGCGTCGAGGCCGCACTCGACGTGCTCGGCGTCGACGACCCGTTCGTCTGCGTGATGGGGGACTCGAAGTCCGACCTCCGAGTGATGGAGTGGGCCGCGGACAACGAAGCCGGCATCGCGGCCGCCCCCGAGCATTCCTCGGCGTCCGTGCTGGAGCACGTCCGCGCGACCGACGACCTCGTGTTCGCACCGGGGGGCGCCGCCGACGTGCTCCGGACGATGTACGCGTGGCGCTGTCTCGCCGACCTGAACGGGGAGTGA